A genomic window from Planococcus rifietoensis includes:
- a CDS encoding GNAT family N-acetyltransferase, which translates to MEAMVKSINKFKLFILKTRLKEFNKPGEGGIVATLLETKHGEPVLLALHEDKEGPVLNFWLYSVHWTKIDRSSMILFLNEHSLQISDIQVLEYRDKPYIKKYGKGYGTIFMTYLIKEAKKRNLTAITGEMSFENDEQKVRQKNFYTKYGFHIDSDYKLLKML; encoded by the coding sequence GTGGAAGCAATGGTAAAATCAATAAACAAATTCAAACTTTTTATACTTAAGACAAGGTTGAAAGAATTCAATAAGCCAGGCGAAGGCGGAATTGTGGCTACCCTTTTAGAAACAAAACATGGAGAGCCAGTTTTGCTGGCTCTCCATGAAGATAAAGAAGGTCCAGTATTAAATTTTTGGTTGTACTCAGTTCACTGGACAAAGATTGATCGATCATCAATGATTCTTTTTTTAAATGAACATTCTTTACAAATCAGTGATATTCAAGTATTAGAGTATCGTGATAAACCTTATATTAAAAAATATGGCAAGGGTTATGGAACTATTTTTATGACTTACCTTATTAAAGAAGCTAAGAAAAGAAACCTAACTGCAATAACTGGAGAAATGTCTTTCGAAAATGACGAACAAAAAGTTAGACAAAAAAATTTCTATACAAAATATGGTTTTCATATCGATAGTGATTATAAGCTTTTAAAAATGCTTTAA
- a CDS encoding amidase family protein, with product METSTFKLIEATIEDVQQAFRDQKLTSVELVQAYLDRIEALDQNGPKVNSVRAINPHALAIAAELDEQRGQTEQGPLYGIPVLLKDNIETKDPMPTTAGAIALEHNFAKDDAFVAKQLRNAGAIILGKVNLSEWAYFMSQDGPSGYSSLAGQVKNPYGIDIFKPEDVGGSSSGTGAAIASNFAVVGVGTETSGSILSPSSANSLVGIKPTVGLISRSRIIPIAESQDTAGPMARTVTDAAILLGAMTGVDEQDPATLGSAACTLTDYTPHLKSDGLKGARIGVDLSFLNNEAPEERAIMDAAIEQIKALGATVVELTIPKQEFESDVLWYEFKRGVNDYLATTPDEVPVKSLADVIAFNKQDPERRMKFGQAELEKAQGLSDDPNDATYLKHREIDWRTSTTEGIDHVMKQHQLDALLFQNNRGAAMSAKAGYPSITVPAGYTEDGHPVGVTFSAQAFSEARLIELAYSYEQKSFKRKIPHFKAN from the coding sequence ATGGAAACGAGCACATTTAAACTGATCGAAGCGACCATCGAAGACGTTCAACAAGCGTTCCGTGACCAAAAACTGACCTCAGTCGAATTGGTCCAAGCCTATCTCGACCGGATCGAAGCACTCGATCAAAACGGACCGAAAGTCAATTCCGTCCGGGCGATCAATCCACACGCGTTGGCAATTGCAGCCGAGTTGGACGAACAACGCGGACAGACTGAGCAAGGACCGCTCTACGGCATTCCCGTGTTGCTGAAAGACAATATCGAAACGAAAGACCCGATGCCGACCACTGCCGGCGCCATCGCACTCGAACACAATTTCGCGAAAGACGACGCGTTCGTGGCGAAGCAACTGCGAAACGCCGGCGCCATCATCCTCGGCAAAGTAAATTTGAGCGAATGGGCATATTTCATGTCGCAAGATGGACCGAGCGGCTATAGCTCACTCGCCGGACAAGTGAAAAATCCGTACGGCATCGACATCTTCAAACCAGAAGACGTCGGCGGCTCGAGTTCGGGGACTGGTGCTGCGATCGCGTCGAACTTCGCAGTGGTCGGCGTCGGCACGGAAACTTCGGGCTCGATCCTCAGCCCATCCAGTGCCAATTCCCTCGTCGGCATCAAGCCGACCGTCGGGCTCATCAGCCGCTCGCGCATTATCCCGATCGCCGAAAGCCAAGATACCGCTGGACCGATGGCACGTACCGTGACGGATGCTGCAATCTTACTTGGCGCGATGACCGGCGTCGACGAACAAGACCCGGCGACACTGGGGAGCGCAGCATGCACACTCACCGATTACACGCCGCATCTGAAATCAGATGGCTTGAAAGGCGCCCGTATCGGCGTGGACTTATCGTTTTTGAACAACGAAGCCCCGGAAGAACGCGCCATTATGGACGCAGCCATCGAGCAAATCAAAGCACTCGGCGCCACTGTCGTCGAATTGACGATTCCAAAACAGGAGTTCGAATCAGACGTCTTATGGTACGAATTCAAGCGCGGCGTCAACGACTATCTTGCGACTACACCAGACGAAGTGCCGGTCAAATCACTCGCAGACGTCATCGCATTCAACAAACAAGACCCCGAGCGTCGCATGAAATTCGGCCAAGCCGAACTAGAGAAAGCACAAGGCTTGAGCGACGATCCGAACGACGCGACATACCTGAAACACCGCGAAATCGATTGGCGCACTTCTACCACAGAAGGCATCGACCACGTCATGAAACAGCACCAACTCGACGCACTTCTTTTCCAAAACAACCGCGGCGCGGCGATGTCGGCCAAAGCGGGTTATCCGTCCATCACGGTGCCGGCCGGTTACACAGAAGACGGACATCCGGTTGGCGTGACCTTCAGTGCGCAGGCCTTCAGCGAAGCGCGGTTGATTGAACTGGCTTATTCTTATGAACAGAAATCATTTAAACGAAAGATCCCACATTTTAAAGCAAATTGA
- a CDS encoding putative holin-like toxin, with protein sequence MVTYDAMNMLFQFGIFLTSALTAGVAIIAIAMNKKK encoded by the coding sequence ATGGTAACTTACGATGCTATGAATATGCTATTTCAATTTGGTATATTCCTCACTTCAGCTTTGACCGCTGGAGTTGCGATCATCGCAATTGCCATGAACAAAAAGAAGTAA